The Candidatus Effluviviaceae Genus I sp. genome has a window encoding:
- the pheS gene encoding phenylalanine--tRNA ligase subunit alpha, with amino-acid sequence MIERLSELAAAALGDLDAARTEKDVEDARVRYLGRKSEIATISKGLGALSDDERKALGKALNEFKATVTARLDEARTRVLAGAASASVGPDLTLPGRAPWVGRKHPITRTLDRLEEILLGLGFEVAVGPEVEDEFHNFEALNIPPDHPARDMWDTFYVDGGSLLRTHTSPVQIRVMQSTKPPVRIIAPGRVYRNENPDASHGSEFYQLEGLYVDRDVRLAELRGVLTRFLKELLGDDVGIRFRPGFFPFTEPSIEVDVRCSICGGSGCSVCKGTGWVELVGAGMVDPRVFRAVGYDPDAVSGYAFGLGVDRVCMMLTGTDDIRLFLENDLRFLRGV; translated from the coding sequence TTGATCGAGCGGCTCTCCGAACTTGCGGCGGCCGCCCTCGGAGACCTCGACGCCGCGCGCACCGAGAAGGACGTCGAGGACGCGCGCGTCCGGTACCTGGGGCGGAAGAGCGAGATCGCGACGATCTCGAAGGGGCTCGGGGCGCTTTCGGACGATGAGCGGAAGGCGCTCGGGAAGGCCCTGAACGAGTTCAAGGCGACCGTGACGGCGCGGCTCGACGAGGCGCGGACGCGCGTTCTTGCCGGCGCGGCCTCGGCCTCGGTGGGGCCGGATCTCACGCTCCCGGGGCGGGCGCCGTGGGTCGGTCGGAAGCACCCGATCACAAGGACGCTCGACCGGCTCGAGGAGATCCTCCTCGGCCTCGGCTTCGAGGTCGCCGTCGGCCCCGAGGTCGAGGACGAGTTCCACAACTTCGAGGCGCTGAACATCCCGCCGGACCACCCCGCGCGGGACATGTGGGACACCTTCTACGTTGACGGCGGGTCCCTCCTCCGCACGCACACGTCGCCCGTGCAGATCCGCGTGATGCAGTCCACGAAGCCGCCCGTGCGTATCATCGCGCCGGGGCGGGTGTACCGGAACGAGAACCCCGACGCCTCGCACGGCTCCGAGTTCTACCAGCTCGAGGGGCTCTACGTGGACCGCGACGTCCGCCTGGCAGAGCTCAGGGGCGTCCTCACGCGATTCCTGAAGGAGCTTCTGGGGGACGACGTGGGCATCCGCTTCCGTCCCGGCTTCTTCCCGTTCACCGAGCCGTCCATCGAGGTGGACGTCCGCTGCAGCATCTGCGGCGGCTCGGGATGCAGCGTCTGCAAGGGGACGGGCTGGGTGGAGCTTGTCGGAGCGGGGATGGTGGACCCGCGCGTCTTCCGGGCCGTGGGGTACGACCCGGACGCCGTGAGCGGCTACGCGTTCGGGCTGGGCGTGGACCGCGTGTGCATGATGCTGACGGGCACGGACGACATCCGGCTCTTTCTGGAGAACGACCTCCGGTTCCTCCGGGGGGTCTGA
- the rplT gene encoding 50S ribosomal protein L20, protein MPRARSAPASRRRRKKILKSARGYYGGRSRLIRTATETVHRAGVFAYGARKDRKGDMRRLWIVRINAGARLHGLSYSRFMHGLREAKVEVDRKLLADMAVHDADGFARLASIAKGQLGQA, encoded by the coding sequence ATGCCACGGGCACGTTCGGCGCCGGCGTCGAGGCGCAGGCGCAAGAAGATCCTGAAGTCCGCGAGGGGGTACTACGGCGGCAGGAGCCGTCTCATCCGCACCGCGACGGAGACCGTCCACCGCGCGGGCGTCTTCGCCTACGGCGCCCGGAAGGACAGGAAGGGCGACATGCGCCGCCTCTGGATCGTGCGCATCAACGCCGGGGCGCGGCTCCACGGGCTCTCCTACAGCCGGTTCATGCACGGGCTCAGGGAGGCGAAGGTCGAGGTGGACCGCAAGCTCCTCGCCGACATGGCGGTGCACGATGCGGACGGGTTCGCGAGGCTCGCCTCGATCGCGAAGGGGCAGCTTGGGCAGGCATGA
- the rpmI gene encoding 50S ribosomal protein L35: protein MPKVKTHRGAAKRFKRTGAGKIKRPKAYTGHFFIRKSARAKRNLRKQGYVHKADQPRIERLLRD from the coding sequence ATGCCGAAGGTCAAGACGCATCGAGGGGCGGCCAAGAGGTTTAAGCGCACGGGGGCGGGGAAGATCAAGCGGCCCAAGGCGTACACGGGCCACTTCTTCATCCGCAAGAGCGCGAGGGCGAAGAGGAACCTGAGGAAGCAGGGCTACGTCCACAAGGCCGACCAGCCGCGCATCGAGCGGCTGCTCAGGGACTAG
- a CDS encoding translation initiation factor IF-3, which produces MTIQAPRVNRKIRISQVRLIDVDGTQVGVLATSEALAMAEQKGLDLVEVSPKARPPVCRIMDYGKYMYQLNKRAKEAKKRQHVTQVKEVKMRPKIEPHDYDFKLRHAREFLEAGDKVKCTVTFRGREMAHKEMGIRLMEKVAQDLAEAAAVEVPIQSEGRAMMMVLSPRPGTKARERTGSSEHAEGQDASRGGQEV; this is translated from the coding sequence GTGACGATCCAGGCCCCACGCGTCAACCGGAAGATCCGCATCTCCCAGGTGCGGCTCATCGACGTGGACGGCACGCAGGTGGGCGTCCTCGCGACGTCCGAGGCGTTGGCGATGGCTGAACAGAAGGGACTCGACCTCGTTGAGGTCTCGCCGAAGGCCCGCCCGCCGGTGTGCAGGATCATGGACTACGGGAAGTACATGTATCAGCTGAACAAACGGGCGAAGGAGGCGAAGAAGCGCCAGCACGTGACGCAGGTCAAAGAGGTGAAGATGCGTCCGAAGATCGAGCCGCACGACTACGACTTCAAGCTCCGCCATGCGCGGGAATTCCTCGAGGCCGGCGACAAGGTCAAGTGCACGGTCACGTTCCGTGGCCGCGAGATGGCGCACAAGGAGATGGGCATTCGCCTGATGGAGAAGGTGGCGCAGGACCTCGCCGAGGCGGCGGCGGTCGAGGTGCCGATCCAGTCCGAGGGACGCGCCATGATGATGGTGCTGTCGCCGAGGCCGGGGACGAAGGCGCGGGAGCGAACCGGGAGCAGCGAGCATGCCGAAGGTCAAGACGCATCGAGGGGCGGCCAAGAGGTTTAA
- a CDS encoding aldehyde dehydrogenase family protein codes for MKMLIAGREAGVGRAISVQNPRDGSVIDTVPEATQAELEEALAAAARGARAMAAMTRHDRALVLERASAAIAERSEELAGLLASEVGKTIREARLEVARAASTFALSAAEARRLSGEVVPFDAVPAGRDRLGFWMRMPIGVVAAITPFNFPLNLAAHKVAPAIAAGNAVVLKPATATPLADLRLGSILYEAGLPGEALSVLTGSGPAVGDALVAHAAPRMITFTGSAEVGAAIGARAGLKRLAMELGSNSAVIVTERCDVEDAAERCVRGAYAVAGQVCISVQRVLAHESVIGRFVDAAAAGASRLRVGDQLLEDTDVGPMIDETQARRAAERIADAVAMGGSVVVGGERSGAFVTPAVLTGVPERAAVWRDEAFAPVMVVRPYRALDEAIASVNRSRYGLQAGIFTDDLGEALRAATEIECGGVMVNDVPSYRADHMPYGGVKDSGLGREGPRFAVEEMTEVRLVAFRR; via the coding sequence ATGAAGATGCTCATTGCCGGGCGCGAGGCAGGGGTCGGCCGGGCGATCAGCGTGCAGAACCCGCGCGACGGGTCCGTGATCGACACGGTGCCCGAAGCGACCCAGGCCGAGCTGGAAGAGGCGCTGGCGGCGGCCGCGCGCGGCGCCCGGGCGATGGCCGCGATGACCCGCCACGACCGCGCCCTCGTGCTGGAGCGGGCGTCGGCCGCCATCGCGGAGCGCTCCGAGGAGCTGGCCGGCCTGCTGGCGTCGGAGGTCGGGAAGACCATCCGCGAGGCCAGACTCGAGGTCGCGCGGGCGGCGTCGACCTTCGCGCTGTCCGCGGCCGAAGCGCGGCGTCTGTCCGGCGAGGTCGTGCCGTTCGACGCCGTTCCGGCCGGGCGCGATCGCCTCGGCTTCTGGATGCGGATGCCGATCGGCGTCGTCGCCGCCATCACGCCGTTCAACTTCCCGCTCAATCTCGCGGCGCACAAGGTGGCGCCGGCCATCGCCGCCGGGAACGCTGTCGTGCTCAAGCCAGCGACGGCGACGCCGCTTGCGGACCTCCGGCTCGGTTCGATCCTTTACGAGGCCGGGCTCCCGGGCGAGGCGCTCTCCGTGCTGACCGGGTCCGGCCCTGCGGTCGGTGACGCGCTCGTCGCGCACGCGGCCCCCCGCATGATCACCTTCACCGGGAGCGCCGAGGTGGGCGCGGCCATCGGGGCGCGCGCGGGCCTCAAGAGGCTCGCGATGGAGCTCGGCTCGAACTCGGCCGTCATCGTGACGGAGCGCTGCGACGTCGAGGACGCGGCCGAGCGGTGCGTCCGAGGCGCGTACGCGGTGGCCGGTCAGGTCTGCATCTCCGTCCAGCGCGTGCTGGCGCACGAGTCCGTCATCGGGCGCTTCGTTGACGCCGCCGCGGCCGGCGCGTCGCGACTGCGTGTCGGCGACCAGCTCCTCGAGGACACCGACGTCGGGCCGATGATCGACGAAACGCAGGCGCGGCGGGCCGCGGAGCGGATCGCGGACGCGGTCGCGATGGGCGGCAGCGTCGTGGTCGGCGGCGAGCGCTCGGGCGCGTTCGTCACGCCGGCCGTGCTCACGGGCGTTCCCGAACGGGCGGCTGTTTGGAGGGACGAGGCGTTCGCGCCGGTGATGGTGGTCCGGCCGTACCGGGCGCTCGACGAGGCCATCGCGTCCGTGAACAGGTCGCGCTACGGCCTTCAGGCCGGGATCTTCACGGACGACCTCGGCGAGGCGCTGCGCGCGGCGACCGAGATCGAATGCGGCGGCGTCATGGTCAACGACGTTCCGTCGTACCGCGCCGACCACATGCCCTACGGCGGCGTCAAGGACAGCGGCCTTGGCCGGGAAGGTCCCCGGTTCGCCGTCGAGGAGATGACCGAGGTCCGGCTCGTGGCGTTCCGGAGATGA
- a CDS encoding ATP-dependent Clp protease ATP-binding subunit: MMSRRDDATPTKESCASVLEHLGVDLTALAPPPDPLLSDLWRRELDRLKEVLGKRERHGALLVGPDGVGKRALVLALAREIADGRIAAHLRGRRVVELLFHRVAAAAGNPGDFERIVFAALREAALRDDVVLFMNDITSFMGLVGGRRDFAGAAVVIELACRQPGLYLIGATTPELHREAAGVFPWCEKRLARVDVQEPSREATVALLGQAVKSLSEYHGVTVDPDAVQAAVDLSSHYVQERVLPGKALDLLDEAAAKAVVAAPPGTTPVVGTPEVTAALSDWVGIPAEKLAERGNHELLGLEGALMRRIKGQDHCVRKLADTVRVAKLGLDEKPGRPDGVFLFVGPPGVGKTELARALADELYGGPPRLLTYNMTRYSEEDGLTRLTGVRFGDVDRSGDLTAAAAAHPHSVIVFDAIERSHRDVALMLMQICREGSIVDGQGNTVSFSNATIVMISNSDNIAPRLPDEPTVGFGTGETDAEQRRIAQVTRAVEEFFPPEFMDGVDEVLLFSPLSDVALREIVHLHLGDMRERLAARGVALNVTDEAVSLLVEKGASREYGARNLGRTVEGLVLKPLARFLLSNGAVRDVTVRVVEGDIEVAAGGPGGAGGRRAKRGGRPAA, from the coding sequence ATGATGTCCCGCCGGGACGACGCGACCCCGACGAAGGAGTCCTGCGCGTCCGTGCTGGAGCATCTGGGCGTGGACCTCACCGCGCTGGCGCCGCCGCCCGACCCGCTCCTCAGCGACCTCTGGCGCCGCGAGCTCGACAGGCTCAAGGAGGTCCTCGGGAAGCGGGAGCGCCACGGCGCGCTGCTCGTGGGCCCGGACGGCGTCGGGAAGAGAGCGCTCGTCCTGGCGCTCGCCCGCGAGATCGCGGACGGGCGCATCGCGGCCCACTTGCGCGGCCGACGGGTCGTCGAGCTGCTGTTCCACAGGGTCGCGGCCGCGGCCGGCAACCCCGGCGACTTCGAGCGCATCGTCTTCGCCGCCCTCCGGGAGGCGGCGCTCCGCGACGACGTCGTGCTGTTCATGAACGACATCACGAGCTTCATGGGGCTTGTCGGGGGGCGGAGGGACTTCGCCGGCGCGGCGGTCGTCATCGAGCTGGCATGCCGCCAGCCCGGTCTGTACCTCATCGGGGCGACGACGCCCGAGCTTCACCGCGAGGCCGCGGGCGTCTTCCCGTGGTGCGAGAAGCGCCTCGCGCGCGTGGACGTGCAGGAACCGTCCCGCGAGGCGACCGTGGCGCTTCTCGGGCAGGCCGTGAAGTCGTTGTCCGAGTACCATGGCGTCACCGTGGATCCGGACGCGGTCCAGGCCGCGGTCGACCTCTCGAGCCACTACGTTCAGGAGCGCGTCCTGCCGGGGAAGGCGCTCGATCTTCTCGATGAGGCGGCGGCGAAGGCGGTGGTCGCCGCGCCGCCGGGCACGACGCCCGTCGTCGGCACGCCCGAGGTGACCGCGGCGCTCTCCGATTGGGTGGGGATCCCCGCGGAGAAGCTCGCGGAGCGCGGGAACCACGAGCTCCTGGGCCTCGAAGGCGCCCTCATGAGGAGGATCAAGGGGCAGGATCACTGCGTCCGGAAGCTCGCCGACACCGTCCGCGTGGCGAAGCTCGGGCTCGACGAGAAGCCGGGGCGCCCGGACGGTGTGTTCCTCTTCGTCGGGCCGCCCGGCGTGGGGAAGACGGAGCTCGCGCGGGCGCTCGCCGACGAGCTCTATGGCGGACCGCCGCGGCTGCTCACGTACAACATGACGCGATACTCCGAGGAGGACGGCCTCACGCGGTTGACGGGCGTCCGCTTCGGCGACGTGGACCGGTCCGGAGACCTCACGGCGGCGGCGGCGGCGCACCCGCACTCGGTCATCGTGTTCGACGCCATCGAACGCTCGCACCGCGACGTGGCGCTCATGCTCATGCAGATCTGCCGCGAGGGCTCGATCGTCGACGGGCAGGGCAACACGGTCTCCTTCTCGAACGCGACCATCGTGATGATCTCGAATTCGGACAACATCGCTCCCAGGCTCCCCGACGAGCCCACGGTCGGGTTCGGGACGGGCGAGACGGACGCGGAGCAGCGGCGCATCGCTCAGGTGACCCGGGCCGTCGAGGAGTTCTTCCCGCCGGAGTTCATGGACGGCGTGGACGAGGTCCTTCTGTTCTCGCCCCTGTCCGACGTCGCGCTCCGGGAGATCGTGCACCTGCACCTCGGAGACATGCGCGAGCGGCTTGCCGCGCGCGGCGTCGCGCTGAACGTGACCGACGAAGCCGTCTCGCTCCTTGTGGAGAAAGGGGCGAGTCGCGAGTACGGGGCTCGGAACCTCGGCCGCACCGTGGAAGGCCTCGTGCTCAAGCCCCTCGCGCGGTTCCTGTTGTCGAACGGCGCCGTGCGGGACGTGACCGTGCGGGTCGTTGAGGGCGACATCGAGGTGGCCGCCGGCGGCCCGGGCGGCGCCGGCGGGCGGCGGGCGAAGCGAGGCGGAAGGCCGGCGGCATGA
- a CDS encoding CvpA family protein translates to MNATDIIIGVILIAGLISGVARGFVRGLFGLAGLVLGVMIAAGNYGFVSRRVFGFVSDERLRAIVAFMAVLIVVLVLFSILGKLLSKAVRLAEMGWADRLAGAFLGLLTASLLSGMLLILAVMGGVHGERFLADSVLAPKVLAVTDAVVSVFPGAAQSRIEEAREELRREWNRQRGRGTSTLVLGGPPARRGPTGARPA, encoded by the coding sequence ATGAATGCCACCGACATCATCATCGGGGTCATCCTCATCGCGGGGCTCATCTCCGGCGTCGCGCGGGGGTTCGTGAGGGGGCTCTTCGGTCTCGCGGGGCTCGTGCTCGGCGTCATGATCGCCGCCGGGAACTACGGGTTCGTGAGCCGACGGGTGTTCGGATTCGTCTCCGACGAGCGTCTCCGCGCGATCGTCGCCTTCATGGCCGTCCTCATCGTCGTGCTCGTGCTCTTCTCCATTCTGGGCAAGCTGCTCTCCAAGGCCGTCCGCCTGGCCGAGATGGGCTGGGCCGACAGGCTCGCGGGGGCCTTCCTCGGTCTGCTGACGGCCTCGCTCCTGTCGGGCATGCTGCTGATCCTGGCGGTGATGGGGGGCGTTCACGGCGAGCGGTTCCTGGCGGACTCCGTTCTCGCCCCGAAGGTCCTCGCCGTGACCGACGCCGTCGTGTCGGTGTTCCCGGGCGCGGCGCAGTCGAGGATCGAGGAGGCCCGGGAGGAGCTCCGCCGCGAGTGGAACCGCCAGCGCGGGCGAGGCACGTCGACGCTCGTGCTCGGCGGCCCGCCTGCCCGGCGCGGCCCGACCGGCGCACGGCCGGCCTGA
- a CDS encoding glycogen synthase, which yields MRILIAAAEVAPFARVGGLSDVAGALAKEIARAGHDVSVFLPRYASIDGTAFGLQPVAGLGPVGVPMGDREERASLFRAPMPGEPRVSVFFVGHEGYFGRPGIYTDPATGHGYPDEVERYAFFCRALLVFAEAMGLAPDVVHLNDHHTALAAAYLRGPNPHAGALSRAGVVFSIHNLGYQGWFDRDLLPRLGFSSELCSPGSPFEFSGRVNALKLGIEFADFVNTVSERYAIEISTTAEFGLGLEGVLADKASRGRLIGILNGVDTAVWDPATDPLIPAHYSVSDMRGKTACREALTKRCGLSVSSRAPVVGIVSRLADQKGLDLIREIADEMIGLDLALAVLGTGDRAYHEFLTGLAAKYRGRVSVDLRFDDELAHWIEAGSDMFLMPSRYEPCGLNQMYSLRYGTVPVVRETGGLADTVTDYDASKNTGTGFSFREYRADALLSALRRAVGTFREPDRWAGIVRRGMQLDLSWAASALRYARLYEDAAAARRKAEAGELRA from the coding sequence ATGAGGATCCTGATCGCGGCCGCCGAGGTCGCTCCGTTCGCGCGCGTGGGCGGGCTGTCGGACGTCGCGGGCGCTCTGGCGAAGGAGATCGCGCGCGCCGGCCACGACGTGTCGGTGTTCCTGCCGCGGTACGCGAGCATCGACGGGACCGCCTTCGGGCTTCAGCCGGTGGCGGGACTGGGGCCGGTCGGCGTGCCGATGGGCGACCGCGAGGAGCGGGCGTCGCTCTTCCGCGCGCCGATGCCCGGGGAGCCGCGGGTCAGCGTGTTCTTCGTCGGCCACGAGGGGTACTTCGGGCGCCCCGGCATCTACACGGACCCGGCGACGGGGCACGGCTACCCGGACGAGGTCGAGCGGTACGCGTTCTTCTGCCGCGCGCTCCTCGTGTTCGCCGAGGCGATGGGGCTTGCCCCCGACGTCGTGCACCTCAACGACCATCACACCGCGCTGGCCGCGGCATACCTCAGGGGGCCGAACCCGCACGCGGGAGCGCTGTCGCGCGCGGGTGTCGTGTTCAGCATTCACAACCTGGGGTACCAGGGGTGGTTCGACCGGGATCTCCTTCCGCGGCTCGGGTTCAGCTCCGAGCTCTGCTCGCCAGGCAGCCCCTTCGAGTTCAGCGGACGCGTCAATGCCCTCAAGCTCGGCATCGAGTTCGCGGACTTCGTGAACACGGTGAGCGAACGGTACGCGATCGAGATCTCCACGACCGCCGAGTTCGGCCTCGGTCTCGAGGGCGTTCTCGCCGACAAGGCGAGCCGCGGGCGCCTGATCGGGATCCTGAACGGCGTGGACACGGCGGTGTGGGACCCCGCGACGGACCCGCTGATCCCGGCCCACTACTCGGTGTCCGACATGAGAGGGAAGACGGCCTGCCGCGAGGCGCTGACCAAGCGCTGCGGGCTTTCGGTGTCCTCGCGCGCCCCGGTCGTCGGGATCGTCTCCAGGCTCGCGGACCAGAAGGGACTCGATCTCATCAGGGAGATCGCGGACGAGATGATCGGGCTCGACCTCGCGCTTGCCGTGCTCGGGACGGGCGACCGCGCCTACCACGAGTTCCTCACGGGACTGGCGGCGAAATACCGGGGCCGGGTGTCGGTCGACCTGCGCTTCGACGATGAGCTCGCGCACTGGATCGAGGCCGGCTCGGACATGTTCCTTATGCCCTCGCGGTACGAGCCGTGCGGCCTCAACCAGATGTACAGCCTGAGGTACGGCACGGTGCCGGTCGTGAGGGAGACCGGCGGGCTGGCCGACACCGTGACGGACTACGACGCGTCCAAGAACACGGGCACGGGCTTCTCGTTCAGGGAGTATCGCGCCGACGCGCTGCTCTCCGCGCTGCGACGGGCGGTCGGGACGTTCCGCGAGCCCGATCGGTGGGCCGGCATCGTGCGCCGCGGGATGCAGCTCGATCTGAGCTGGGCCGCGTCGGCGCTCAGGTACGCACGGCTCTACGAGGACGCCGCGGCGGCGCGGCGGAAGGCCGAGGCTGGGGAGCTTCGCGCTTGA